Proteins co-encoded in one Brassica oleracea var. oleracea cultivar TO1000 chromosome C4, BOL, whole genome shotgun sequence genomic window:
- the LOC106342251 gene encoding protein ARABIDILLO 1 isoform X2 gives MSRRVRRKLEDKGKDKIVSSSSLLDWTSLDYDAVLHLFTCLNHRDRASLASTCKTWRALGASSCLWTSLDLRPHKLNPSTATSLASRCVHLRSLRFRGVESADSIINLKARSLLEVSGDYCRKITDATLAMIAARHEGLESLELGPDFCEKITGDAIEVVAFCCPKLKKLRLSGLRDVTSEAVEALAKNCTQLTDLGLLDCLSVDEDALGRVVSLKYLSVAGTSNIKCVLEEDTSFMSSNRFKGKVLLALFTNVFEGVASLFADTSKKKPKEIFSYWRGLEDKASVDETMRWIEWIVSHTLLRTAESNPQGLDEFWLKQGAALLLTLMQSSQEDVQERSATGLATFVVIDDENASIDCGRAEAVMRVGGIRLLLDLANSWREGLQSEAAKAIANLSVNADVAKTVADEGGIRILAGLAKSMNRLVAEEAAGGLWNLSVGEEHKSAIAEAGGVKALVDLIFRWPNGSDGVLERAAGALANLAADDKCSMEVANAGGVQALVMLARNCNYEGVQEQAARALANLAAHGDTNNNNAAVGQEAGALEALVQLTQSPHEGVRQEAAGALWNLSFDDKNREFIAAAGGVEALVTLAQSCSNASTGLQERAAGALWGLSVSEANSIAIGREGGVPPLIALARSEAEDVHETAAGALWNLAFNPGNALRIVEEGGVPALVHLCSSSASKMARFMAALALAYMFDGRMDEYTLMIGTSSSASTSKTISLDGARRMAFKHIEAFVTTFMDPQIFVAAAVTSTPTILSQVTERACILEAGHLRCSGAEIGRFVTMLRNPSSILKACAAFALVQFTVPGGRHAMHHASLMQSGGEARVLRSAAAAASMPREAKIFVKIIIRNLEHHQAESSIQ, from the exons ATGAGTCGTAGGGTACGGAGGAAGTTAGAGGACAAAGGCAAAGACAAGATAGTATCCTCCTCCTCTTTGCTTGATTGGACTAGTTTAGATTACGACGCAGTGCTTCACCTGTTCACTTGCCTAAACCACCGAGACAGAGCTAGCTTAGCATCCACTTGCAAGACATGGAGAGCTCTCGGCGCTTCCTCTTGCCTATGGACTTCACTAGACCTCCGTCCTCACAAGCTCAACCCTTCAACGGCGACTTCTCTCGCCTCCAGGTGTGTTCATCTCCGCAGCTTAAGGTTCCGCGGCGTCGAGTCTGCTGACTCAATTATCAACCTGAAGGCTAGGAGCCTCCTCGAGGTTAGCGGCGACTACTGCAGGAAGATTACAGACGCTACATTGGCGATGATCGCCGCGCGCCACGAGGGGCTTGAGAGTCTAGAACTTGGACCTGACTTCTGCGAGAAGATCACTGGTGACGCCATTGAAGTTGTGGCTTTCTGCTGTCCTAAGCTCAAGAAGCTTCGTCTCTCGGGGTTAAGAGATGTTACTTCAGAAGCTGTTGAAGCTCTAGCTAAGAATTGTACACAGTTAACTGATCTTGGTTTGTTGGATTGCCTCAGCGTCGACGAGGATGCACTGGGGAGAGTTGTGTCCCTTAAGTATCTATCTGTTGCTGGGACATCTAACATAAAATG TGTACTCGAAGAGGATACAAGTTTCATGAGCTCGAATAGGTTCAAAGGGAAAGTTCTACTTGCTTTGTTTACTAATGTTTTCGAAGGAGTTGCTTCGTTATTCGCCGATACTTCAAAGAAGAAACCAAAGGAGATATTCTCATACTGGAGAGGATTGGAGGATAAAGCATCAGTTGATGAGACTATGCGTTGGATCGAATGGATTGTTTCGCATACTCTCCTGCGGACTGCAGAGAGCAATCCGCAGGGGTTAGATGAGTTCTGGCTGAAACAAGGAGCTGCATTGTTGCTCACTCTGATGCAAAGCTCGCAGGAAGATGTTCAAGAGAGGTCAGCTACGGGACTCGCGACTTTCGTTGTGATCGATGATGAGAATGCTAGTATAGACTGCGGAAGAGCTGAAGCGGTTATGAGAGTGGGAGGGATCCGTCTTCTTCTTGACCTTGCGAACTCGTGGCGAGAAGGGCTTCAATCAGAAGCTGCAAAGGCTATTGCGAATTTGTCGGTGAATGCTGACGTTGCGAAGACCGTTGCTGATGAAGGAGGGATCAGGATTCTTGCTGGTTTGGCTAAGTCGATGAACAGACTTGTGGCCGAGGAAGCTGCTGGTGGACTGTGGAATCTCTCTGTTGGAGAAGAGCATAAG AGTGCTATTGCTGAGGCTGGAGGAGTGAAGGCACTAGTTGATCTTATATTCAGATGGCCAAATGGTTCTGATGGAGTCTTG GAACGAGCTGCTGGAGCCTTAGCAAACTTAGCAGCAGATGATAAATGCAGCATGGAAGTAGCAAATGCTGGAGGTGTACAAGCCCTTGTGATGTTAGCTCGCAATTGCAACTACGAGGGAGTGCAAGAACAG GCTGCTCGTGCTTTAGCTAATTTGGCAGCTCATGGTGATACCAACAATAATAACGCTGCGGTTGGACAAGAAGCAGGTGCATTAGAAGCTCTTGTTCAACTCACTCAATCGCCTCATGAAGGTGTTAGACAAGAAGCTGCTGGTGCACTTTGGAATTTGTCGTTTGATGATAAGAATCGAGAGTTTATTGCTGCAGCCGGTGGTGTTGAAGCTTTG GTGACACTGGCACAGTCTTGTTCAAATGCGTCCACAGGTCTTCAAGAAAGAGCAGCTGGTGCTCTTTGGGGATTGTCAGTGTCAGAAGCAAACAG CATTGCGATTGGACGTGAAGGTGGCGTCCCACCTCTAATTGCACTTGCACGGTCTGAAGCCGAG GATGTACATGAAACAGCAGCTGGAGCTCTATGGAACCTTGCTTTTAATCCCGGTAACGCACTTCGCATTGTAGAGGAAGGAGGAGTTCCAGCTCTTGTTCACTTATGTTCATCTTCCGCCTCAAAAATGGCTCGGTTCATGGCTGCACTGGCTTTAGCATACATGTTCGATGGAAGGATGGATGAGTACACTCTGATGATAGGAACATCTTCATCAGCGAGCACATCAAAAACCATTAGCTTAGATGGGGCAAGAAGAATGGCTTTCAAACACATTGAAGCCTTTGTTACAACATTCATGGATCCTCAGATCTTTGTAGCCGCAGCTGTCACATCTACTCCTACTATCTTGTCACAAGTGACGGAGAGAGCTTGCATACTAGAAGCTGGCCACTTGAGATGCAGTGGTGCTGAGATCGGAAGGTTTGTGACAATGCTACGCAACCCTTCTTCTATACTCAAGGCATGTGCTGCCTTTGCGCTTGTTCAGTTTACGGTACCTGGTGGACGTCACGCGATGCATCATGCGAGCCTTATGCAGAGTGGAGGAGAAGCTAGAGTACTACGTTCTGCTGCAGCTGCTGCTAGTATGCCTCGTGAGGCCAAGATCTTTGTTAAAATTATCATTCGTAATCTAGAGCATCACCAGGCTGAATCTTCTATTCAATAA
- the LOC106342251 gene encoding protein ARABIDILLO 1 isoform X1, protein MSRRVRRKLEDKGKDKIVSSSSLLDWTSLDYDAVLHLFTCLNHRDRASLASTCKTWRALGASSCLWTSLDLRPHKLNPSTATSLASRCVHLRSLRFRGVESADSIINLKARSLLEVSGDYCRKITDATLAMIAARHEGLESLELGPDFCEKITGDAIEVVAFCCPKLKKLRLSGLRDVTSEAVEALAKNCTQLTDLGLLDCLSVDEDALGRVVSLKYLSVAGTSNIKWSVASSKWDKLPKLIGLDVSRTDVGPGAVSRLLTSSKSLKVLCAVNCSVLEEDTSFMSSNRFKGKVLLALFTNVFEGVASLFADTSKKKPKEIFSYWRGLEDKASVDETMRWIEWIVSHTLLRTAESNPQGLDEFWLKQGAALLLTLMQSSQEDVQERSATGLATFVVIDDENASIDCGRAEAVMRVGGIRLLLDLANSWREGLQSEAAKAIANLSVNADVAKTVADEGGIRILAGLAKSMNRLVAEEAAGGLWNLSVGEEHKSAIAEAGGVKALVDLIFRWPNGSDGVLERAAGALANLAADDKCSMEVANAGGVQALVMLARNCNYEGVQEQAARALANLAAHGDTNNNNAAVGQEAGALEALVQLTQSPHEGVRQEAAGALWNLSFDDKNREFIAAAGGVEALVTLAQSCSNASTGLQERAAGALWGLSVSEANSIAIGREGGVPPLIALARSEAEDVHETAAGALWNLAFNPGNALRIVEEGGVPALVHLCSSSASKMARFMAALALAYMFDGRMDEYTLMIGTSSSASTSKTISLDGARRMAFKHIEAFVTTFMDPQIFVAAAVTSTPTILSQVTERACILEAGHLRCSGAEIGRFVTMLRNPSSILKACAAFALVQFTVPGGRHAMHHASLMQSGGEARVLRSAAAAASMPREAKIFVKIIIRNLEHHQAESSIQ, encoded by the exons ATGAGTCGTAGGGTACGGAGGAAGTTAGAGGACAAAGGCAAAGACAAGATAGTATCCTCCTCCTCTTTGCTTGATTGGACTAGTTTAGATTACGACGCAGTGCTTCACCTGTTCACTTGCCTAAACCACCGAGACAGAGCTAGCTTAGCATCCACTTGCAAGACATGGAGAGCTCTCGGCGCTTCCTCTTGCCTATGGACTTCACTAGACCTCCGTCCTCACAAGCTCAACCCTTCAACGGCGACTTCTCTCGCCTCCAGGTGTGTTCATCTCCGCAGCTTAAGGTTCCGCGGCGTCGAGTCTGCTGACTCAATTATCAACCTGAAGGCTAGGAGCCTCCTCGAGGTTAGCGGCGACTACTGCAGGAAGATTACAGACGCTACATTGGCGATGATCGCCGCGCGCCACGAGGGGCTTGAGAGTCTAGAACTTGGACCTGACTTCTGCGAGAAGATCACTGGTGACGCCATTGAAGTTGTGGCTTTCTGCTGTCCTAAGCTCAAGAAGCTTCGTCTCTCGGGGTTAAGAGATGTTACTTCAGAAGCTGTTGAAGCTCTAGCTAAGAATTGTACACAGTTAACTGATCTTGGTTTGTTGGATTGCCTCAGCGTCGACGAGGATGCACTGGGGAGAGTTGTGTCCCTTAAGTATCTATCTGTTGCTGGGACATCTAACATAAAATGGTCAGTCGCGTCGAGTAAATGGGATAAACTCCCAAAGCTAATTGGCCTGGATGTCTCCAGGACCGACGTGGGTCCTGGAGCAGTTTCCAGGCTTTTGACATCGTCTAAGAGCTTAAAAGTTTTGTGTGCTGTAAACTGTAGTGTACTCGAAGAGGATACAAGTTTCATGAGCTCGAATAGGTTCAAAGGGAAAGTTCTACTTGCTTTGTTTACTAATGTTTTCGAAGGAGTTGCTTCGTTATTCGCCGATACTTCAAAGAAGAAACCAAAGGAGATATTCTCATACTGGAGAGGATTGGAGGATAAAGCATCAGTTGATGAGACTATGCGTTGGATCGAATGGATTGTTTCGCATACTCTCCTGCGGACTGCAGAGAGCAATCCGCAGGGGTTAGATGAGTTCTGGCTGAAACAAGGAGCTGCATTGTTGCTCACTCTGATGCAAAGCTCGCAGGAAGATGTTCAAGAGAGGTCAGCTACGGGACTCGCGACTTTCGTTGTGATCGATGATGAGAATGCTAGTATAGACTGCGGAAGAGCTGAAGCGGTTATGAGAGTGGGAGGGATCCGTCTTCTTCTTGACCTTGCGAACTCGTGGCGAGAAGGGCTTCAATCAGAAGCTGCAAAGGCTATTGCGAATTTGTCGGTGAATGCTGACGTTGCGAAGACCGTTGCTGATGAAGGAGGGATCAGGATTCTTGCTGGTTTGGCTAAGTCGATGAACAGACTTGTGGCCGAGGAAGCTGCTGGTGGACTGTGGAATCTCTCTGTTGGAGAAGAGCATAAG AGTGCTATTGCTGAGGCTGGAGGAGTGAAGGCACTAGTTGATCTTATATTCAGATGGCCAAATGGTTCTGATGGAGTCTTG GAACGAGCTGCTGGAGCCTTAGCAAACTTAGCAGCAGATGATAAATGCAGCATGGAAGTAGCAAATGCTGGAGGTGTACAAGCCCTTGTGATGTTAGCTCGCAATTGCAACTACGAGGGAGTGCAAGAACAG GCTGCTCGTGCTTTAGCTAATTTGGCAGCTCATGGTGATACCAACAATAATAACGCTGCGGTTGGACAAGAAGCAGGTGCATTAGAAGCTCTTGTTCAACTCACTCAATCGCCTCATGAAGGTGTTAGACAAGAAGCTGCTGGTGCACTTTGGAATTTGTCGTTTGATGATAAGAATCGAGAGTTTATTGCTGCAGCCGGTGGTGTTGAAGCTTTG GTGACACTGGCACAGTCTTGTTCAAATGCGTCCACAGGTCTTCAAGAAAGAGCAGCTGGTGCTCTTTGGGGATTGTCAGTGTCAGAAGCAAACAG CATTGCGATTGGACGTGAAGGTGGCGTCCCACCTCTAATTGCACTTGCACGGTCTGAAGCCGAG GATGTACATGAAACAGCAGCTGGAGCTCTATGGAACCTTGCTTTTAATCCCGGTAACGCACTTCGCATTGTAGAGGAAGGAGGAGTTCCAGCTCTTGTTCACTTATGTTCATCTTCCGCCTCAAAAATGGCTCGGTTCATGGCTGCACTGGCTTTAGCATACATGTTCGATGGAAGGATGGATGAGTACACTCTGATGATAGGAACATCTTCATCAGCGAGCACATCAAAAACCATTAGCTTAGATGGGGCAAGAAGAATGGCTTTCAAACACATTGAAGCCTTTGTTACAACATTCATGGATCCTCAGATCTTTGTAGCCGCAGCTGTCACATCTACTCCTACTATCTTGTCACAAGTGACGGAGAGAGCTTGCATACTAGAAGCTGGCCACTTGAGATGCAGTGGTGCTGAGATCGGAAGGTTTGTGACAATGCTACGCAACCCTTCTTCTATACTCAAGGCATGTGCTGCCTTTGCGCTTGTTCAGTTTACGGTACCTGGTGGACGTCACGCGATGCATCATGCGAGCCTTATGCAGAGTGGAGGAGAAGCTAGAGTACTACGTTCTGCTGCAGCTGCTGCTAGTATGCCTCGTGAGGCCAAGATCTTTGTTAAAATTATCATTCGTAATCTAGAGCATCACCAGGCTGAATCTTCTATTCAATAA